One part of the Phragmites australis chromosome 3, lpPhrAust1.1, whole genome shotgun sequence genome encodes these proteins:
- the LOC133912887 gene encoding protein JINGUBANG-like, whose product MGNHKKLIRFLPADPAAAAAALSSPRSLSSNSSVSDDDGYSSSSFPASTASSPSRYSLSTPPKSPWVHLPGLGADNGDAAETTTGLIASLATEDGKVYSLAAAGDVLYTGTDSANVRVWRDRRELTGFRTGSGLVKAIVVAGDGRIFTGHQDGKIRVWRADADDPAVHRRVGSLPALGDFLMGSVNPSCYVETPRRGRSRRRGVWLRHSDAVSCLSLDEDAGLLYSGSWDRTFKVWRVSDSRCLESVPAHDDAVNTIAAAGFDGLVFTGSADGTVKVWRLEAADPKGDRTRNVLQRVLGKGESAVTAIAVSPQARVVYVGSSDGLVTYWRWGLDGEARYDGVLVGHKMAVMCLAVSGSVIVSGSADRTLCVWRRDDGAEHIRLAVLVGHTGPVKCVALADEDENDADAERRFVVYSGSLDGSVKVWRLSEEHALEPAPAAESLQYH is encoded by the coding sequence ATGGGCAACCACAAGAAGCTCATCCGCTTCCTACCCGCCGacccggcggcagcggccgcagCTCTGTCGTCGCCCAGGTCCTTGTCGTCCAACTCCTCCGTCTCCGACGACGACGGGTACAGCTCGTCCTCCTTCCCCGCCTCCACAGCGTCCTCGCCGTCGCGGTACAGCCTGTCGACCCCGCCCAAGTCGCCGTGGGTGCACCTCCCGGGCCTCGGCGCCGACAACGGTGACGCAGCCGAGACCACCACAGGTCTCATCGCGTCGCTGGCCACGGAGGACGGGAAGGTCTACTCGCTGGCCGCGGCGGGGGACGTGCTCTACACCGGCACGGACTCCGCGAACGTGCGGGTCTGGCGGGACCGTCGGGAGCTCACGGGGTTCCGCACGGGAAGTGGCCTCGTCAAGGCGATCGTCGTGGCCGGCGACGGCCGCATCTTCACGGGCCACCAGGACGGGAAGATCAGGGTGTGGCGCGCCGACGCCGACGACCCCGCCGTGCACCGCCGGGTCGGGTCGCTCCCCGCGCTCGGTGACTTCTTGATGGGCTCCGTCAACCCATCGTGCTACGTCGAGACGCCGCGGCGCGGGAGGAGCCGGCGCCGCGGGGTGTGGCTCCGGCACTCGGACGCCGTGTCGTGCCTCAGCCTCGACGAGGACGCCGGGCTGCTCTACTCTGGGTCCTGGGACAGGACCTTCAAGGTGTGGCGCGTCTCGGACTCCAGGTGCCTCGAGTCGGTGCCCGCGCACGACGACGCCGTCAACACCATCGCCGCGGCCGGGTTCGACGGCCTCGTGTTCACCGGCTCGGCTGACGGGACCGTCAAGGTGTGGCGGCTGGAAGCGGCGGATCCGAAGGGCGACAGGACGAGGAACGTCCTgcagagagtgctcgggaagggCGAAAGCGCGGTGACCGCGATCGCTGTGTCCCCCCAGGCGCGCGTCGTGTACGTCGGCTCGTCCGACGGGCTTGTCACCTACTGGCGGTGGGGGCTCGACGGCGAGGCGAGGTACGACGGTGTGCTCGTGGGCCACAAGATGGCAGTGATGTGCCTCGCGGTGTCCGGTAGCGTTATCGTGAGCGGCTCCGCCGACAGGACGCTCTGCGTGTGGCGACGCGACGACGGCGCGGAGCACATCCGCCTCGCCGTGCTCGTCGGGCACACGGGGCCCGTGAAGTGCGTCGCGCTGGCGGACGAGGACGAGAACGACGCTGACGCCGAGCGGCGGTTTGTCGTGTACAGCGGCAGCCTCGACGGGTCGGTCAAGGTGTGGCGCCTGTCGGAGGAGCACGCGCTCGAGCCGGCGCCGGCCGCAGAGAGCTTACAGTACCATTGA